The genomic interval GCGCACGATCGACTTCCGCGACCTCGCCCGCGACGGCATCACCCTCGTCGGACGGGCGGAGACCTACGCCGACGGCGTGCTCGCCTTCGGCGGCGACCTCGAGCGCGACATCCGCCGCGGCGACGCCAACTACCTCTCGGTGCTCGAGCAGGCGGATGCCTTCGTCGCCCGCACGGGCATCCCGCTGCCCGAGGAGCCGAGCGCGTGGGAGCTCGGCCCGCTGCCCGAATCCGTCACCGACCCGCTCCGCGCGCTCGACCTCGCCGAGGCCGGCGTCACGACCATCGTCTGGGCCACGGGCTTCGGCGTCGACTACGGCTGGCTCGAGGTCGACGCCTTCGACGATCGCGGTCGGCCCGTGCAGCAGCGCGGCGTCTCAGAGGAGCCGGGCGTCTACTTCGTGGGCGTTCCGTGGCAGTCGCGCCGCGGCTCCAGTTTCATCTGGGGCTGCTGGCACGACGCAAAGTACATCGCCGACCAGATCGAGATCCAGCGGGGCTACCTCGCCTACACCGGGAACGCGCTCCCGGCGAGCACCGCGGCGACGACGCAGGACCCCGCGAGGGCCGCGACCTCCGTCACCGCCTAGCAGCCGCGCGGCCCGGCGCCGCGCCGCCGGCGCCTCCCCCGGGTCAGACCGTGAAGTCGCTCGCGGCGCGGGCCGCCGTGATGCGCTTCATCAGGTCGATGACCGGGAGATGCGTCGGGTGCCCGGCGTAGACCGCGAGGCCGTCGGCGTCGTCGAAATCCGCGACGAGGGTGAGGTCGTAGTTCTCGCCGTCGAAGAGCTCGTTGCGGTGCAGCGCGAGCGCGCGCACGGAGGGCACCGACTCGGCCAGCGGAGCGATCGCGGCGACGGCCTGCGCGGCCTGCGCGTCGCGCTCCTCCCGGGTCTCGCCGGTGAACTTCCAGCTGACGATGTGTCGCAGGGTCATGGGTGTCCTTCGCTCTCGAGGGTGGTCGCGCCGTGCGCGCGGGGTGCGGGATCTGGGATCGGGATCAGCCCTGGCCGAGGCGCGGCCGCCGCGCCGCCTTCGCGAGGGCCGAGGCGAAGCGCTCGGGATCCACCCGCCAGATCGCGTGACGGCGCCCGTTCACGAGCACGACGGGGATGTCCTCGGAGTGCTTCCGAGCGAGCGCCGCGTCGGCGAGGATGTCGAGCTCCTCGAGCGAGGTCTCCACGCCGTCGCGCTCGCGGACCTCCCCGCGCACCCGCTCCACGACCGCGCGCGCGTCGTCGCAGAGATGGCAGCCTGGCTTGCCGATGAGGGTGATCCGAACGTGCGTCACGGTCCCCCAGTCTAGGCGAGGCCGGCGGAGCCCTCGGGCACGCAAAAGGCGCCGGGCTCATGCCCGACGCCTTCCCATCGATCGCGGGCCGCCCGCTGGCGGCCGCGCCGACTACTTCTTGTTGCGACGCTGGTGACGCGTCTTCCGAAGCAGCTTACGGTGCTTCTTCTTGGACATGCGCTTGCGGCGCTTCTTGATCACAGAACCCACGGTCACCTCACAACGTCTCTCGGGCCGTCGGATTCGGGGCCCACAAAACACATATCCTACCCGGGGCGGCGCGCAACGGGAAATCCGGGCGCCGGATCGGGACCGGCGGAACGTCAGCCCTTCAGCCGGAAGCGCGCGACGAGTTCCTTCACGCGGTGCTCGGCGCGCGCCGCAGCGCGACCGATCCGCTCCGCCGCCGCCGCCGCCTCCTCCGGCAGCACCTCCCCCTCCTCGGCGAAGGGGTCGTCGCCCGCGGGCCCGGGCACCCGCTCGCCCTCCTCGGAGAGGTACTCCACCGTCACCTCGGTGTCGAACCCCGCCGAGAGGAAGGGGATCACGAAGTCCTCGACCATCTCGAGCGGTTCGGGATCGAGCGAGTAGTAGCGGTGCTGCCCCTCTTCGCGCACGGTCACGAGCTCGGCCTCGCGCAGCACCTTCAGATGCTTGGAGACCGTCGGCTGGCTGATCTCCAGCTGCCCGACGATCTCGGACACGCTGATCTCGGCATCCTGCTGGAAGCGCTCCAGCAGCACTCCGAGGATGTCGCGCCGCGTCGCATCGGCGATCACTCCGAAAATATCTGGCATGCGACAAGGGTAGCGGGGACCGCCGGGCGGAGCATGCTTTTCCGCGGCTTCGTCCCGGCGGCGCGATCCGCTGTGTAGCATGAAGCATCGAACCGGGAGCGTCTCCCGGTGCACCGGGCACGGGAAAGAAGGAGCAGTGAGGGCACGGGCCGTGAGCGGGCGGGCATCCGCCGCGCTCTCGCAGAAGTCGTGGGTCAGTGCGATGATCCACTCCTCCCCCGCACGATTCGCGCTGCTGATCTTCACGGGGCTGATCCTGCTGTGGACCGTGCTCCTGTCGCTGCCGTTCTCGAGCAGCACCGGCACGATCACGCCGCTCGCCGATGCGCTGTTCACCGCGGTCTCGGCGATCTGCGTCACCGGGCTCTCGACGGTGGACATGTCCGCGCACTGGTCGCTGTTCGGGGAGCTCGTCATCCTCGCCGGCCTCCAGATCGGCGGGATCGGCGTGCTCACCCTCGCGAGCATCCTCGGCCTCACGGTCACGCGCAGGCTCGGGCTCAGGCAGCGGCTGCTCGCCGCGGGAGACACGAACCCGATGCGCATGGGCCGCGACGTCTCCGAGAGCCAGGCCGTGGGGCTCGGCGACATCGGCGGGCTGCTCGCGGCCGTGGCGACGAGCCTCGTGGTCATCGAGGTCGCCCTGACCCTGCTCATCGCGCCGCGGCTCATGACCGAGGGGTACGACTTCTGGTCCGCGGTCTGGAACGGCTTCTACCTCGCCGCCTCCGCCTTCACGAACACGGGCTTCGTGCCGCTGGCCGGGGGCCTCGCCCCCTTCGAGACCGACGTCTACCTGCTGAGCGTGCTCGCGGTCGGCGTGTTCCTCGGCAGCATCGGCTTCCCCGTGATCTTCGCCCTCTACCGCTACGTCGTGGGCGGCGGCTGGCGGGCGCACAAGCGGCTCGGGCTGCACGCGAAGCTCACCCTCACCACGACGCTCGTCTTCGTGATCTTCGGCTGGCTCGCGATCGGCGTGCTCGAGATGAGCAATCCGGCGACCCTCGGCGGCCACGGCTTCTGGGACACGGTGCTGAGCTCCGGGTACATGTCGGTGATGACCCGCTCCGGCGGGCTCGGGATCATCGACCCCGCCCAGATGGAGGGGTCGACGCTGCTCGTCATGGACATGCTCATGTTCGTAGGCGGCGGCTCGGCGTCGACCGCGGGCGGCATCAAGGTGACGACGATCGCGGTGCTGTTCCTGGCCGCCTACGCCGAGGCCCGCGGCTATCAGGACGTGCAGGCCTTCGGCCGCCGGATCCCGAACGAGGTGCTGCGGGTGTCCGTGTCGATCCTCATCTGGGGGGCGACCATCGTGCTCGCGGCGACCGTGGCCCTCATGCACCTCACGGGCGAGTCCCTCGACTTCGTGCTGTTCGAGGTGATCTCGGCGTTCGGCACCTGCGGACTGTCCACGGGGCTCTCCGGGGAGGTCGGCGACGCCGGGAAGTACATCCTCGCCGCGACCATGTGGGCGGGCCGCGTCGGCACCGTCACGCTCGCCGCCGCCGTCGCGGCGACGAGCCGTTCGCGCATGTTCCGTCTCCCTGAAGAAAGGCCGATCGTTGGTTGATATTCGCAGTGACGCCCCGGTGATCGTCATCGGGCTCGGCCGCTTCGGCGCGGCCACCGCCGGGCAGCTGGACCGCCAGGATCGCGAGGTGCTCGTCGTCGACACCGACCCGCAGCTCGTGCAGAAGTGGTCCGACCGCGTGACGCACGCCGTGCAGGCCGACGCGCGCTCCATGGAGGCGCTCCGGCAGATCGGCGCCGACGAGTTCCAGATCGCCGTCGTCGCGACGGGCGCGTCGATCGAGTCGAGCGTGCTCATCGCCGCGAACCTCGTGGACCTCGGGATCCCGCAGATCTGGGCGAAGGCGATCTCGCTGTCGCACGGGAAGATCCTCGAGCGCATCGGGGTGAACCACGTCATCTACCCCGAGCGGGAGGCCGGCGAGCGCGTCGCGCACCTGCTCAGCGGCAGCATGCTCGACTTCATCCAGTTCGACAACAACTACGTGATCGCGAAGATGTACCCGCCGCGATCGATCCGCGGGCGGTCCCTCGCCGAGAGCGGCGTGCGCACCCGCTACCGCGTGACCGTCGTCGGGGTGAAGACCCCGGGCCAGCCGTTCACGCACGCGACCCAGGACACGGTGGTCTCGCCGCACGATCTCATCATCGTGAGCGGCGCGGCCGCCGACGTGGAGCGCTTCGCCGCGATCGGGTAGCGCGCGGCATCATTCCCAGACGTGCTCGCCCCAGGCGATCAGCTCGTCCACGATCCCGCGGATCTCCGCCGCGGCGAAATGGGTGGGTTCCCACGCCGCGTAGATCGGCATCCGCACCCGGGCGCCCGCCGTGTCGACGAGCGGCCGGGCGACGAGGCCGAAGCTCGGCCTGCCGAGATCGATGCCGACGCCGTCGCCCGACGCGGCGCGCGCCATCACGAGTTCCGAGCTTACCGGCTCCGCGACGACCCGCACGCGCTCGCGCACGGGCCACAGCGCCTCATCGATGATCCTCCGCAACCCCGAGCCCGCGGAGAGCAGCACGAGCGGGTGGGCGACGGCCTCGCCCACGCCGACCGTCTCCCGCCCCGCGAGCGGATGGGTCTCGGGCACGAAGACGGAGACGCCGTTCGTGCCGACCAGCTTCGAGCCGAGCCCGAGCGGCGGGGGCAGGGTGTTGACCGCCAGATCGGCCTCGCGCCGGCTCACGTGCCCGTACACCCGCACCGCGAGGTCGATCGCGGCGTCGACGATGGGGGCGCCCGTCGCCGCGACGAAGGGGGCGATGACGCCGCGGACCGTGGCCTCCGGGCAGGCCACGCGCAGCCGGGTCGCGCCGCCGGCGGCCATGCGTTCCAGGGCGTCGCCGACGTCGCCGGCGTGGTCGAGGAGCTCCCTGGCGAGCCCGACGAGGTGGGATCCGCCCGAGGTGAGGATCAGCCGGGTCGGCGTGCGCTCGAAGAGCCGGACCCCGATGCTCCGTTCGAGCTGCTGGATCTGACGCGAGAGCGCGGGCTGCGTGAGATTCAGCCGGACGGCGGCGGCCGAGACGGAGCCGGCCTCCACGACGGCGAGGAAGTGGCTCAGCAGGCGCAGATTCAGCGGGTCATGCATGCTGAGCATACTAATTGCAACAAAGCATCATTTGACCGCATGTAACGTCGTTGCTGGAATGAGTGCACTGCCGGCCGCACGGTCGCAGAAGCGCAAAGGACACCGATGTCAGCCGAACCCCACGTCTCCCGATCCACCGAAGCGAAAACCGCGGTGGCGACCTTCGTCGGCACCGCGATCGAGTGGTACGACTTCTTCATCTTCGGAACCGCCGCGGCCCTCGCCTTCGGCCCCGTCTTCTTCCCCGAGGCCACGCCCGCCGTCGGCCTGCTCGCCTCGTTCGCGACCTTCTGGGTCGGATTCATCGCCCGCCCCATCGGAGGGCTCATTTTCGGCCATCTCGGGGACACCCTCGGCCGGCGCGGCACCCTCGTCGCGACGCTGCTCATCATGGGCGTCGCCACGACCGCCATCGGGCTCCTGCCCGGCTACGCGACGATCGGGATCTGGGCGCCGATCCTGCTGGTCGTGCTCCGCGCCGTCCAGGGGCTCGGCCTCGGCGGCGAGTGGGGCGGCGCCGTCACCATGGCCACCGAGAACGCCCCCGAGAAGCGACGCGGTCTCGCGGGGAGCTGGGTGCAGCAGGGTTCGCCGATGGGCTCGATCCTCGCGACGCTGGTGTTCCTGTCCGTCGGCGCGCTGCCGGACGAGCAGTTCCTCTCCTGGGGGTGGCGGATCCCCTTCCTGGCCTCCTCGCTCCTGGTCCTCGTCGCCCTCATCGCCCGCGTCACGGTCGAGGAGACCCCGTCATTCACCCGGATGCGCGCGGAGCAGACCGTCGCGAAGGCGCCGATCGCCGAGGCGTTCCGGATCGCGCCCGTCGCGATCCTCCTGGGGATGGGTGCGAGCGCGATCGGCATCGCCGCGGCGTACTTCAACAACACCTTCAGCCTGGCCTGGGCCACGACGGAGCTCGGCGTCGACCGCACGACGATGCTGAACATCCTCCTCATCATCGCCGTCGTCCAGTTCGTGGTCCAGCCGCTCGCCGCGCTCATCGCGCACCGCATCGGCATGGCGCGCTTCATGAGCATCATGCTCTGCGCCGGTCTCCTCACCACGATCCCCACGTATCTCCTCATCGCGACCGGCGAACCGGTGCTGATCACGGCGGGCCTCGCGCTGTCGACGATCTCCGGGGCCGCCTACTTCGCGCTCCTGGCCGGCTTCCTCGCCGACGCCTTCCCGCCCCGCGTCCGCTACTCCGGCCTCTCCATCGCGTACCAGCTCTCCGCCACGATCGTCGGCGGCGCCACGCCGCTCGTCGCCCAGTCCCTGCTCAACGCGTTCGGCGGGGCGGTCTGGGGCGTCGCCGGCTACCACCTCGTGCTCCTCGCCATCACGCTGCTCTGCGTCGTCGCGCTGGCGCGGCACGTGCGACGCGGCCGGGAGCAGGGTTCGGGCCCCTCCGGCGCCGTGCTCCCCGATCCGGCTCCGACGGCGGCGCGCGCGGGATCGGAGCGGCCCGATGCATGAGCTCCCCGTCACCCGCTTCCGCGCGGGCGCCGTCTACTCCGCCGGCTCCGCGGATGTCGAGTCATTCGCGGTCGGCGGGGGCCGGATCATCGCGACGGGCACCCACGCGGAACTCGCCGACCGCTTCCCCGGCGCATCCTGCGTCGACCTCGGCGACCGTCTCGTCGTGCCCGGTTTCAACGACGCGCACGCGCACTTCGCGGACGCGGCGCAGGGCCGGCTCGAGCTCGACGTGGCGCCGGCGCACGCTCCCGATGCGCCGGCCCTCCTGCGGCGCCTCGCCGGCGCGACCCCCCGCTCCTCCGGATGGGTGATCGCCGCCGGCTACGACGACTCGCTCAGCGGGGCGATCAATCGCGAAGCGCTGGACGCGGCGCTGCCGGATCGGCCCGTCCTCGTACGCCACGTATCGGCCCACTGGGCCGTGCTGAACTCGGCGGCGCTCAGGGAGCTCGGGATCGACGAGACGGTCGTCGACGGCGGCGGGGGCAGCTACGGCCGAGACGGCGCCGGGCGGCTCGACGGGCGCATCTACGAGCGCGCGCTCCTCTCGCGCTACGTGTCGCGGAGCGGTGCGGGGCCGGCGCCGATCCCCGCGCCCCGGCCCGCAGAGGTGGTCGACGCGTACCGCGCGGCCCTCGCGGAGTGGAACGCCTACGGCATCACGTCGAGCTGCGACGCCTTCGTCGGCGGGCAGCAGCTCGGCGTGCACACCGCGGCGCACCGCGCGGGCCAGCGCTCGCTGCGCGTCGGGATGCTGCTCGCGGCCGAGTGCTACGACGATTACGCGGCGCTCGGCCTCGGCACCGGGATGGGCGACGAGTGGCTGCGCATCGCCGGCGTCAAGGCGTTCGTGGACGGGGCGATCGGCGGCCGCACCTGCTTCGTCTCCGAGCCGTTCTGCGGCACGCACGACCACGGATTGCGGATCACCTCGCCCGAGGAGCTGCACGCCCTCGTGCGCCGCGTGCACGGCGACGGCAACCGGCTCGGGATCCACGCGAACGGCGACGCGGCCATCCGCATGCTCCTCGACGCGTACGAGGCGGCGCAGCGTGACGACCCGCGGCCCACGCGCCACCGCATCGAGCACTGCAGCATCGTCGACGACGACATCATTCGCCGGATCGCCGCCCTCGACCTCATCGTGACGCCGTTCGCGCGCTACGCGAGCTTCTACGGCGGTCGGCTGGAGCGATGGTACGGGAAGGACCGCACCGAGCGCATGTTCGCGCATCGGGCGCTCCTCGACGCCGGCGTGACCGTCGCGGCGTCCACGGATCACCCGGCGAGCCCGGTCTCCCCCTTCGCCGCGATGCAGTCGCTCGTCACCCGCACCGGCGACGACGGGAGCCTCGTGGGAGCGGTCCAGCGGATCACCCCGGCGGAGGCGCTCGCCGTGTACACGGCCGGCTCCGCCGCCGCGACCGGCGAGGAGCGTCGGAAGGGACGCCTGCTCCCCGGCATGCTCGCCGACTTCGCCGTGCTCGACGCGGACCCGAGGGCCGTCGATCCGTTCGCGATCTCGGAGATCGCCGCCGTGCGCACCTACGTCGACGGCGAGCTCGTCTTCAGTAGGGAGTAGCCGCCGACTCGCGATCGGGAGGAGCCGCTACGCCCCCGCCTCGAGCTCCTCGGAGCGGCGGACGTTGGCGGCGAGCGCACGGTCGAAGAGCCCGCCCCAGTCCGCATCCTGGAGCACGAGGACCGCCTGCTCCGTCGTGCCCTTCGGGCTCGTGACCCGGCGTCGGAGCTCGGCGGGCTCCTCGCCGCTCGCCGCCCAGAGCTCCGCGGCCCCGCGGATGGTCTGCTGCACGAGCGTTCTCGCCTGCGCCGGATCGAAGCCGCGGCGCTCGGCCGCGGCGAGCATCTCCTCCGCGTAGAGGTAGAGGTAGGCGGGCCCCGATCCGGAGACCGCGGCGACGTCGTTGATCTGCGACTCGCGCACCTCGAGGACCTCCCCGACCGTTTCGAACAGTCGCCGCACGACGGAGATCTCGGCGGATCCCGCCGCCGCCCCGGCCGCGATCCCCGTGACGCCGAGACCGATCTGCGACGGCGTGTTCGGCATCGCGCGGACGACGGGGGTCCCCTCCGGCAGCTCGGCCTCGATCGCCGCGCAGGGGATCCCCGCGGCCACGCTCACGACGATCGCTCCCGGCGCGAGCTCCCCGGCGATCTCGCGCACCGCGTCGACGACCATCCAGGGCTTCACGCCGAGCACGACGACCGCCGCGCCGCGCACGGCGCGGCGGTTCGCCTCGGGGTCGGTCTCGGCGGCGTGCGCAACGACGTCGGGCGACCCGGCGAACGCGGCCGCGCTGGCCGCCGATCGCGTCGTGACCGCGATGGGCCGCTCGATCCGCACCTCCGGGTCGCGCAGCCCGGCGAGAATCGCCCCGCCCATCGAGCCGACCCCGATCATCGCGGTGCGGGGAAGGACGTCGTCTGCCTGGACTGCTCGGTTCTCGCTCACCCGCACAGTCTACGATCGGGCGCGCCTCGACCCGGCGCGCATTCCCCGTTCCGCGAGCCGCGCCCCGTAGAATGGCGGACAGTACGGATCACCGGCAGATCAGGTCCCCAGGAGGCATCCCGACATGAGCGCGTCAGGCGGCGGCAAAGCGATCATCGCGGCGTTTCTCGCCAACTTGGGCATCGCGATCACGAAGTTCATCGCGTGGGCGTTCTCCGGCTCCTCCTCGATGCTCGCCGAGGGCGTGCACTCGCTCGCCGACTCGGGCAACCAGATCCTGCTGCTCATCGGCGGCAAGCGCGCGCAGCAGCGCGCCGACAAGGAGCACCCCTTCGGCTACGGCCGCGTGCGCTACGTCTACGCCTTCGTCGTCGCGATCGTGCTCTTCTCCGTCGGCGGGGTGTTCTCCATCTACGAGGGCATCGAGAAGGTGCAGCATCCGCACGCGCTCGAGGTCTGGTGGCTGCCGCTGCTCGTCCTCGTGATCGCGATCGTCCTCGAGAGCTTCTCGCTCCGCACCGCCGTCAAGGAGAGCCTGCCCCACAAGGGCGACTCCAGCTGGTTCCAGTTCATCCGCCGCTCCAAGGCGCCCGAGCTGCCGGTCGTGCTGCTCGAGGATCTCGCGGCGCTCACCGGCCTCGTCTTCGCGCTGCTCGGCGTCGGCCTCACCGTGATCACCGGGAACGGCCTCTTCGACGGCATCGCGACGATCCTCATCGGCGTGCTGCTCGTCGGAGTCGCGCTCATCGTCGGCATCGAGGTGAAGAGCCTCCTCGTCGGCGAGGGCGCGAGCGACGAGGACATCGCGAAGATCGAGGCCGCGATCCTCGACTCGAAGGACATCGGCCGCATCATCCACATGAAAACCCTCTACCTCGGGCCCGATGAGTTCATGGTGGGCGCGAAGATCGACGTGGCCGCGACGGCGACGATGGGCGAGGTCTCGGCGATCGTGAACCTGGCCGAGCGCCGCATCCGCGACGCCGTCCCCGCGGCCCGCGTCATCTACCTCGAGCCCGACGTCTACCTCGATCCGAACGCCGACACGCCGTCGACGAGCTCGATCGTGATGCTCTCGAGCGACTGAGCTGCGGCGGGCGCCGCGGGCTCTGACGCGCTACCGGCGCTCGGCGAAGAACTCCCTGAGGAGCGCGGCGCTGTCCGCCGCCCCCACTCCGGCGACGACCTCGGGCACGGGGTGCGGGAGCCTGCCGTCTCGCAGCAGGTCGTAGACGCTGCCCGCCGCCCCCGCCTTCTCGTCCCAGGCGCCGAACACGACGCGCGGCACGCGCGCGGCGAGGATCGCGCCCGCGCACATGACGCAGGGCTCGAGCGTCACGACGAGCGTGCATCCCGCGAGGACCCGGTCCCCGAGCTCGCGCGCCGCGGCGCGGATCGCCAGGACCTCGGCGTGCGCGGTCGGATCCCGACCCGCCTCCCGATCGTTCCGCCCCGAGCCGATCTCCCGCCCCTCGGCGTCGAGCACGATCGCGCCGACCGGGATCTCCCCGGCCTCCCCGGCCTCGCGCGCGAGCGCGAGGGCGCGATCCATAACCGCGAGATCGGAGCGCGATGGGGGGAAGGGCGGCACGGCACCTAGGATAGTTGCATGCGAGTCTTCGTTGCGGATCATCCCCTCATCACCCACAAGTTGACGGTGCTGCGCAACGCGAAGACGCCGCAGCCCACGTTCCGGCTCCTCATCGAGGAGCTCATGACCCTGCTCGCCTACGAGGCGACCCGCGAGGTGCGCGTCGAGCCGCACGAGATCGAGACCCCCGTGGCGCCCACGACGGGCGTGCGCCTCAGCGAGCCGCTGCCGCTGATCGTGCCGATCCTGCGCGCCGGCCTCGGCATGCTCGAGGGCATGGTGAAGCTCGTACCGACCGCCGAGGTCGGCTTCCTGGGCATGGCCCGCGACGAGGAGACGCTGCAGCCGACCACCTACGCGGAACGGCTCCCCGACTCCCTCGCGGGCCGCCAGTGCTTCGTGCTGGATCCGATGCTCGCGACCGGCGGCTCCCTCGCCGCGGCGATCAGATTCCTCTTCGACCGCGGCGCCGACGACGTGACGGCGATCTGCGTGCTCGGCACCCCCGAGGGCGTCGAGGCGATCCGCGAGGCCGCGGGGGACCGCGAGGTCACGCTCGTGCTCGGCGCGCTCGACGAGGGGCTCGACGAACAGGCCTACATCGTCCCCGGTCTCGGCGACGCCGGCGATCGGCTCTACGGCACCGTCGACCACTGAGCCGCGTGCGACCGGGTCCGGCCCCCGCGCGGGTGCGGCCCCCGGCGCGACCGGGTCCGATCAGCGCCGCGCGGCGGGGTCGGGGTCGGGGTCG from Leucobacter allii carries:
- a CDS encoding ArsR/SmtB family transcription factor, with amino-acid sequence MPDIFGVIADATRRDILGVLLERFQQDAEISVSEIVGQLEISQPTVSKHLKVLREAELVTVREEGQHRYYSLDPEPLEMVEDFVIPFLSAGFDTEVTVEYLSEEGERVPGPAGDDPFAEEGEVLPEEAAAAAERIGRAAARAEHRVKELVARFRLKG
- a CDS encoding MFS transporter; translated protein: MSAEPHVSRSTEAKTAVATFVGTAIEWYDFFIFGTAAALAFGPVFFPEATPAVGLLASFATFWVGFIARPIGGLIFGHLGDTLGRRGTLVATLLIMGVATTAIGLLPGYATIGIWAPILLVVLRAVQGLGLGGEWGGAVTMATENAPEKRRGLAGSWVQQGSPMGSILATLVFLSVGALPDEQFLSWGWRIPFLASSLLVLVALIARVTVEETPSFTRMRAEQTVAKAPIAEAFRIAPVAILLGMGASAIGIAAAYFNNTFSLAWATTELGVDRTTMLNILLIIAVVQFVVQPLAALIAHRIGMARFMSIMLCAGLLTTIPTYLLIATGEPVLITAGLALSTISGAAYFALLAGFLADAFPPRVRYSGLSIAYQLSATIVGGATPLVAQSLLNAFGGAVWGVAGYHLVLLAITLLCVVALARHVRRGREQGSGPSGAVLPDPAPTAARAGSERPDA
- a CDS encoding potassium channel family protein, with product MVDIRSDAPVIVIGLGRFGAATAGQLDRQDREVLVVDTDPQLVQKWSDRVTHAVQADARSMEALRQIGADEFQIAVVATGASIESSVLIAANLVDLGIPQIWAKAISLSHGKILERIGVNHVIYPEREAGERVAHLLSGSMLDFIQFDNNYVIAKMYPPRSIRGRSLAESGVRTRYRVTVVGVKTPGQPFTHATQDTVVSPHDLIIVSGAAADVERFAAIG
- the upp gene encoding uracil phosphoribosyltransferase, with amino-acid sequence MRVFVADHPLITHKLTVLRNAKTPQPTFRLLIEELMTLLAYEATREVRVEPHEIETPVAPTTGVRLSEPLPLIVPILRAGLGMLEGMVKLVPTAEVGFLGMARDEETLQPTTYAERLPDSLAGRQCFVLDPMLATGGSLAAAIRFLFDRGADDVTAICVLGTPEGVEAIREAAGDREVTLVLGALDEGLDEQAYIVPGLGDAGDRLYGTVDH
- a CDS encoding Dabb family protein; translated protein: MTLRHIVSWKFTGETREERDAQAAQAVAAIAPLAESVPSVRALALHRNELFDGENYDLTLVADFDDADGLAVYAGHPTHLPVIDLMKRITAARAASDFTV
- a CDS encoding cation diffusion facilitator family transporter translates to MSASGGGKAIIAAFLANLGIAITKFIAWAFSGSSSMLAEGVHSLADSGNQILLLIGGKRAQQRADKEHPFGYGRVRYVYAFVVAIVLFSVGGVFSIYEGIEKVQHPHALEVWWLPLLVLVIAIVLESFSLRTAVKESLPHKGDSSWFQFIRRSKAPELPVVLLEDLAALTGLVFALLGVGLTVITGNGLFDGIATILIGVLLVGVALIVGIEVKSLLVGEGASDEDIAKIEAAILDSKDIGRIIHMKTLYLGPDEFMVGAKIDVAATATMGEVSAIVNLAERRIRDAVPAARVIYLEPDVYLDPNADTPSTSSIVMLSSD
- a CDS encoding TrkH family potassium uptake protein, which translates into the protein MIHSSPARFALLIFTGLILLWTVLLSLPFSSSTGTITPLADALFTAVSAICVTGLSTVDMSAHWSLFGELVILAGLQIGGIGVLTLASILGLTVTRRLGLRQRLLAAGDTNPMRMGRDVSESQAVGLGDIGGLLAAVATSLVVIEVALTLLIAPRLMTEGYDFWSAVWNGFYLAASAFTNTGFVPLAGGLAPFETDVYLLSVLAVGVFLGSIGFPVIFALYRYVVGGGWRAHKRLGLHAKLTLTTTLVFVIFGWLAIGVLEMSNPATLGGHGFWDTVLSSGYMSVMTRSGGLGIIDPAQMEGSTLLVMDMLMFVGGGSASTAGGIKVTTIAVLFLAAYAEARGYQDVQAFGRRIPNEVLRVSVSILIWGATIVLAATVALMHLTGESLDFVLFEVISAFGTCGLSTGLSGEVGDAGKYILAATMWAGRVGTVTLAAAVAATSRSRMFRLPEERPIVG
- a CDS encoding glutaredoxin family protein: MTHVRITLIGKPGCHLCDDARAVVERVRGEVRERDGVETSLEELDILADAALARKHSEDIPVVLVNGRRHAIWRVDPERFASALAKAARRPRLGQG
- a CDS encoding amidohydrolase, encoding MHELPVTRFRAGAVYSAGSADVESFAVGGGRIIATGTHAELADRFPGASCVDLGDRLVVPGFNDAHAHFADAAQGRLELDVAPAHAPDAPALLRRLAGATPRSSGWVIAAGYDDSLSGAINREALDAALPDRPVLVRHVSAHWAVLNSAALRELGIDETVVDGGGGSYGRDGAGRLDGRIYERALLSRYVSRSGAGPAPIPAPRPAEVVDAYRAALAEWNAYGITSSCDAFVGGQQLGVHTAAHRAGQRSLRVGMLLAAECYDDYAALGLGTGMGDEWLRIAGVKAFVDGAIGGRTCFVSEPFCGTHDHGLRITSPEELHALVRRVHGDGNRLGIHANGDAAIRMLLDAYEAAQRDDPRPTRHRIEHCSIVDDDIIRRIAALDLIVTPFARYASFYGGRLERWYGKDRTERMFAHRALLDAGVTVAASTDHPASPVSPFAAMQSLVTRTGDDGSLVGAVQRITPAEALAVYTAGSAAATGEERRKGRLLPGMLADFAVLDADPRAVDPFAISEIAAVRTYVDGELVFSRE
- a CDS encoding LysR family transcriptional regulator, which encodes MHDPLNLRLLSHFLAVVEAGSVSAAAVRLNLTQPALSRQIQQLERSIGVRLFERTPTRLILTSGGSHLVGLARELLDHAGDVGDALERMAAGGATRLRVACPEATVRGVIAPFVAATGAPIVDAAIDLAVRVYGHVSRREADLAVNTLPPPLGLGSKLVGTNGVSVFVPETHPLAGRETVGVGEAVAHPLVLLSAGSGLRRIIDEALWPVRERVRVVAEPVSSELVMARAASGDGVGIDLGRPSFGLVARPLVDTAGARVRMPIYAAWEPTHFAAAEIRGIVDELIAWGEHVWE
- a CDS encoding nucleoside deaminase, with product MDRALALAREAGEAGEIPVGAIVLDAEGREIGSGRNDREAGRDPTAHAEVLAIRAAARELGDRVLAGCTLVVTLEPCVMCAGAILAARVPRVVFGAWDEKAGAAGSVYDLLRDGRLPHPVPEVVAGVGAADSAALLREFFAERR
- the proC gene encoding pyrroline-5-carboxylate reductase, coding for MIGVGSMGGAILAGLRDPEVRIERPIAVTTRSAASAAAFAGSPDVVAHAAETDPEANRRAVRGAAVVVLGVKPWMVVDAVREIAGELAPGAIVVSVAAGIPCAAIEAELPEGTPVVRAMPNTPSQIGLGVTGIAAGAAAGSAEISVVRRLFETVGEVLEVRESQINDVAAVSGSGPAYLYLYAEEMLAAAERRGFDPAQARTLVQQTIRGAAELWAASGEEPAELRRRVTSPKGTTEQAVLVLQDADWGGLFDRALAANVRRSEELEAGA
- a CDS encoding 30S ribosomal protein bS22 encodes the protein MGSVIKKRRKRMSKKKHRKLLRKTRHQRRNKK